A portion of the Camelus ferus isolate YT-003-E chromosome 16, BCGSAC_Cfer_1.0, whole genome shotgun sequence genome contains these proteins:
- the LOC102517953 gene encoding keratin, high-sulfur matrix protein, B2A has protein sequence MACCSTSFSGFPICSTGGNCGSSCCQPTCCQTSCSQPTCSQPTCCQTSSYETGCGIGGSIGCGQEGGSGALSCRTRWCRPDCRVEGTCLPPCCVVSCTPPTCCQLYLAQASCCRPSYCGQSCCRPACCICCEPTC, from the coding sequence ATGGCCTGCTGTTCCACCAGCTTCAGCGGATTTCCCATCTGTTCTACTGGTGGGAACTGTGgctccagctgctgccagccaACCTGCTGCCAGACCAGCTGCTCCCAGCCAACCTGCTCCCAGCCAACCTGCTGCCAGACCAGCAGCTATGAGACTGGCTGTGGCATTGGTGGTAGCATTGGCTGTGGCCAGGAGGGTGGCAGCGGAGCTCTGAGCTGCCGCACCAGGTGGTGCCGCCCTGACTGCCGCGTGGAGggcacctgcctgcctccctgctgtgTGGTGAGCTGCACGCCACCAACCTGCTGCCAGCTGTACCTCGCCCAGGCCTCCTGCTGCCGCCCATCCTACTGTGGACAGTCCTGCTGCCGCCCAGCCTGCTGCATCTGCTGTGAACCCACCTGTTAA
- the LOC102519407 gene encoding keratin, high-sulfur matrix protein, B2A, producing the protein MACCSTSFSGFPICSTGGNCGSSSCQPTCCQPTCSQPTCCQTSSCETGCGIGGSIGCGQEGGSGALSCRTRWCRPDCRVEGTCLPPCCVVSCTPPTCCQLYLAQASCCRPSYCGQSCCRPACCICCEPTC; encoded by the coding sequence ATGGCCTGCTGTTCCACCAGCTTCAGTGGATTTCCCATCTGTTCTACTGGTGGGAACTGTGGCTCCAGCAGCTGCCAGCCAACCTGCTGCCAGCCAACCTGCTCCCAGCCAACCTGCTGCCAGACCAGCAGCTGTGAGACTGGCTGTGGCATTGGCGGTAGCATTGGCTGTGGCCAGGAGGGTGGCAGTGGAGCTCTGAGCTGCCGCACCAGGTGGTGCCGCCCTGACTGCCGCGTGGAGggcacctgcctgcctccctgctgtgTGGTGAGCTGCACGCCACCAACCTGCTGCCAGCTGTACCTCGCCCAGGCCTCCTGCTGCCGCCCATCCTACTGTGGACAGTCCTGCTGCCGCCCAGCCTGCTGCATCTGCTGTGAGCCCACCTGCTAA
- the LOC102518199 gene encoding keratin, high-sulfur matrix protein, B2D-like, whose translation MACCSTSFCGFPTCSTGGTCGSSCCQPTCSQTSCSQPTCCQTSCSQPTCCQASCCQTSCSQPTCCQTSCSQPTCSQTSCSQPTCCQASCSQTSCSQPTCCQTSCSQPTCSQTSCSQPTCSQTSCSQPTCCQTSCSQPTCCQASCCQTSCSQPTCSQTSCSQPTCCQASCSQTSCSQPTCCQTSCSQPTCCQTSGCQPTCSQPTCCQTSCSQTSCSQPTCCQTSCCQTSGCKKGCGIGGTTGCGQEGGSEALSCRTRWCRPDCRVEGTCLPPCCVVSCTPPTCCQLYLAQASCCRPSYCGQSCCRPACCCCCCEPTCCEPTSCEPTC comes from the coding sequence ATGGCCTGTTGCTCTACCAGTTTCTGTGGATTTCCCACTTGTTCCACTGGTGGGACCTGTGgctccagctgctgccagccaACCTGCTCCCAGACCAGCTGCTCCCAGCCAACCTGCTGCCAGACCAGCTGCTCCCAGCCAACTTGCTGCCAGGCCAGCTGCTGCCAGACCAGCTGCTCCCAGCCAACCTGCTGCCAGACCAGCTGCTCCCAGCCAACCTGCTCCCAGACCAGCTGTTCCCAGCCAACCTGCTGCCAGGCCAGCTGCTCCCAGACCAGCTGCTCCCAGCCAACCTGCTGCCAGACCAGCTGCTCCCAGCCAACCTGCTCCCAGACCAGCTGTTCCCAGCCAACCTGCTCCCAGACCAGCTGCTCCCAGCCAACCTGCTGCCAGACCAGCTGCTCCCAGCCAACTTGCTGCCAGGCCAGCTGCTGCCAGACCAGCTGCTCCCAGCCAACCTGCTCCCAGACCAGCTGTTCCCAGCCAACCTGCTGCCAGGCCAGCTGCTCCCAGACCAGCTGCTCCCAGCCAACCTGCTGCCAGACCAGCTGCTCCCAGCCAACCTGCTGCCAGACCAGCGGCTGCCAGCCAACCTGCTCCCAGCCAACCTGCTGCCAGACCAGCTGCTCCCAGACCAGCTGCTCCCAGCCAACTTGCTGCCAGACCAGCTGCTGCCAGACCAGTGGCTGCAAGAAAGGCTGTGGCATCGGTGGTACCACAGGCTGTGGCCAGGAGGGTGGCAGTGAAGCTCTGAGCTGCCGCACCAGGTGGTGCCGCCCTGACTGCCGCGTGGAGggcacctgcctgcctccctgctgtgTGGTGAGCTGCACGCCACCAACCTGCTGCCAGCTGTACCTCGCCCAGGCCTCCTGCTGCCGCCCATCCTACTGTGGACAGTCCTGCTGCCGCCCAgcctgctgttgctgctgctgtgagCCCACATGCTGTGAGCCCACCAGCTGTGAGCCCACCTGTTGA
- the LOC116669174 gene encoding keratin-associated protein 2-3-like: MTGSCCGSTSTSLGCGGGCFQPCCCRDPCCCRPVSCQTTVCRPVTCVPRCTRTICEPGRRPGCCDPCSLQEGCCRPITCCSTSCQSVVCRPCCWATTCSQPISVQSPCCRPSSCQPAPCQTVCRTFPSC, translated from the coding sequence ATGACCGGCTCCTGCTGTggctccacctccacctccctgggctgtgggggaggctgcttccagccctgctgctgccgCGACCCCTGCTGCTGCCGCCCCGTGTCCTGTCAGACCACCGTGTGCCGCCCCGTGACCTGCGTGCCCCGCTGCACGCGCACCATCTGCGAGCCCGGCCGCCGCCCAGGGTGCTGTGACCCGTGCAGCCTGCAGGAGGGCTGCTGTCGCCCCATCACCTGCTGCTCCACGTCCTGCCAGTCTGTGGTCTGCCGCCCCTGCTGCTGGGCGACCACCTGCAGCCAGCCCATCTCTGTGCAGTCCCCGTGCTGCCGCCCCTCCAGCTGCCAGCCCGCCCCCTGCCAGACCGTCTGCAGGACCTTCCCCAGCTGCTGA
- the LOC102518446 gene encoding keratin-associated protein 4-11-like, with protein MVSSCCGSVCSEEGCGQGLCQETCCRPSCCQTTCCRTTCYRPRCCESSCCRPQCCQSVCCQPTCCRPRCCESSCCRPICCQTTCHPSCGVSSCCRPQCCQPICCQPTCCRPRCCESISCCRPQCCQSLCCQPICRESISCRPQCCMSLCCQPICRESSCCRQQCCQSECRQPTCCQPACCISTCCRPSCCQTTCCRPRCCESSCCRPQCCQSECCQPSCCRPSCCGSSSCGSSCCRTCCCLRPVCGQVSCHTTCYRPTCVISTCPRPMCCASSCC; from the coding sequence ATGGTCAGCTCCTGTTGTGGCTCCGTCTGTTCTGAGGAGGGCTGTGGCCAAGGCCTCTGCCAGGAGACCTGCTGCCGCCCCAGCTGCTGCCAGACCACCTGCTGCAGGACCACCTGCTACCGCCCCAGGTGCTGTGAGTCCAGCTGCTGCAGACCCCAGTGCTGCCAGTCCGTGtgctgccagcccacctgctgccGCCCCAGGTGCTGTGAGTCCAGCTGCTGCCGCCCCATCTGCTGCCAGACCACCTGCCACCCCAGCTGTGGTGTGTCCAGCTGCTGCAGACCCCAGTGCTGCCAGCCCATctgctgccagcccacctgctgccGCCCCAGGTGCTGTGAGTCCATCAGCTGCTGCCGCCCCCAGTGCTGCCAGTCGTTGTGCTGCCAGCCCATCTGCCGTGAGTCCATCAGCTGCAGACCCCAGTGCTGCATGTCCTTGTGCTGCCAGCCCATCTGCCGTGAGTCCAGCTGCTGCAGACAACAGTGCTGCCAGTCTGAGTGCCGCCAGCCCACCTGCTGTCAACCTGCTTGCTGCATCTCCACCTGCTGCCGCCCCAGCTGCTGCCAGACCACCTGCTGCCGCCCCAGGTGCTGTGAGTCCAGCTGCTGCCGCCCCCAGTGCTGCCAGTCTGAGTGTTGCCAGCCCAGCTGCTGCCGCCCCTCCTGCTGTGGTTCCAGCTCCTGTGGCTCCAGCTGCTGCCGCACCTGCTGTTGCCTGCGCCCAGTCTGTGGCCAGGTCTCCTGCCACACCACTTGCTATCGCCCCACCTGTGTCATCTCAACCTGCCCCCGCCCCATGTGCTGTGCCTCCTCTTGCTGCTGA